A window from Sphingobium sp. EM0848 encodes these proteins:
- a CDS encoding glutathione S-transferase family protein: MSYTLITANRNYSSWSLRPWVLMKALEIPFADRIEPFEAAENYAAFRSFSPTGQVPALIDGDRTVWDSLGITLYLGDRHPKVWPSDEVARAWAQSAVAEMHSGFATLRNDCPMNVGVRVEMRMPSPALNRNIARLTELWDEGLVRFGGPFLGGRAFTAADAFYAPVAFRVRTYGLNVGSAAQAWVDHMLALPAMREWEAAALAETWREASHEAEVGAAGRIVEDYRAIESALR, translated from the coding sequence ATGTCCTACACCCTCATCACCGCCAACCGGAATTATTCGAGCTGGTCGCTGCGCCCATGGGTGCTGATGAAGGCGCTGGAAATCCCCTTCGCCGACCGGATCGAGCCGTTCGAAGCGGCGGAAAATTACGCCGCCTTCCGCTCTTTTTCTCCCACCGGGCAGGTGCCCGCGCTGATCGACGGCGACCGGACGGTGTGGGATTCGCTCGGCATCACCCTCTATCTTGGCGATCGTCATCCGAAGGTCTGGCCCAGTGATGAAGTGGCAAGGGCGTGGGCGCAGTCGGCCGTAGCCGAAATGCACAGCGGCTTTGCGACGCTGCGCAATGATTGCCCGATGAATGTCGGGGTGCGCGTGGAGATGCGGATGCCTTCGCCCGCGCTCAACCGGAACATCGCCCGGCTCACCGAACTTTGGGACGAGGGGCTTGTCCGTTTCGGTGGGCCGTTCCTTGGCGGAAGGGCCTTCACGGCTGCCGATGCCTTTTACGCGCCGGTCGCTTTCCGGGTGCGCACCTATGGACTGAATGTCGGGTCGGCGGCGCAGGCCTGGGTCGATCATATGCTGGCACTGCCCGCGATGCGCGAATGGGAGGCGGCGGCGCTGGCCGAAACATGGCGAGAGGCAAGCCATGAAGCCGAAGTGGGCGCGGCTGGTCGCATCGTGGAAGATTACCGCGCCATTGAGAGCGCGCTGCGTTAA
- a CDS encoding ABC transporter substrate-binding protein, with protein sequence MSLSLPRRTFACLALLGAALGGCSDEGSGPVTVSVIGTPADFAKPLDYLPDPGSKLFLEATAQGLVAFDASGEILPALAQRWIVQDEGRSYIFRLRRAFWPDGTKVTAKDAGRILMSRIDMLRRLDPDGPLDAVQDVVAMTGEVIEIRLAAPRPYLLQMLAQPQMAVLSRDGGTGPYRRIAQGKALKLVPVERATNESGDELPVPAWQTRILRAERAALAIVRFQQDKAALVLGGRFSDLPLLVPAGVDRDDVRIDPVQGLLGLAVTGQSGNRSKLLDDDGVRRAINMAIDRSQLPVLFPVGGWATTEQIVPGQIDLPGPPAVPDWTGMAMADRWAQGQAVIKRWRSENGDPPVLRLALPRGPGATMLFGLVRYNLGMIGLAVERVALEEDSDLRLVDEVAAYDSVLWYLGRIGCARKVHCSAEADAALQAASLASSLDERMARVAQAEALMQAHNGYIALGAPVRWSLVARRLTGFTASPRARHPLNHLFKSTN encoded by the coding sequence ATGTCCTTATCCCTGCCCCGCCGCACTTTCGCCTGCCTCGCCCTGCTGGGCGCGGCGCTCGGCGGCTGTTCGGACGAGGGCAGCGGGCCGGTGACGGTGAGTGTCATCGGCACGCCGGCCGATTTCGCCAAGCCGCTGGACTATCTGCCCGATCCGGGATCGAAACTGTTTCTGGAGGCTACGGCGCAGGGACTGGTCGCCTTCGACGCCAGCGGGGAGATTCTGCCCGCGCTCGCGCAGCGCTGGATCGTGCAGGATGAGGGGCGCAGCTATATCTTCCGCCTGCGCCGTGCCTTCTGGCCCGACGGGACCAAGGTGACGGCGAAGGACGCCGGGCGGATATTGATGTCGCGCATCGACATGCTGCGGCGGCTGGACCCGGACGGGCCGCTGGACGCCGTGCAGGACGTGGTGGCGATGACCGGCGAAGTGATCGAGATCCGGCTGGCGGCGCCGCGCCCCTATCTGCTCCAAATGTTGGCCCAGCCGCAAATGGCGGTGCTGTCGCGCGACGGCGGGACCGGCCCCTATCGCCGGATTGCGCAGGGCAAGGCGCTGAAGCTGGTGCCGGTCGAGCGGGCGACCAACGAATCCGGCGACGAACTGCCGGTGCCTGCCTGGCAGACCCGCATCCTGCGCGCCGAGCGGGCGGCGCTCGCCATTGTGCGCTTCCAGCAGGACAAGGCGGCGCTGGTGTTGGGCGGGCGCTTTTCCGACTTGCCGCTGCTCGTCCCGGCGGGTGTGGATCGCGACGATGTGCGGATCGATCCGGTGCAGGGCCTGTTGGGGCTGGCGGTGACCGGCCAGAGCGGGAACCGGAGCAAATTGCTGGACGACGACGGCGTGCGGCGGGCGATCAACATGGCCATCGACCGCAGCCAGTTGCCGGTCCTGTTCCCGGTCGGTGGCTGGGCCACGACCGAGCAGATCGTGCCGGGACAGATCGACCTGCCGGGGCCGCCCGCCGTCCCCGACTGGACCGGAATGGCGATGGCGGACCGCTGGGCGCAGGGACAGGCGGTCATCAAGCGCTGGCGCAGCGAAAATGGCGATCCGCCGGTGCTGCGGCTGGCGCTGCCCAGGGGACCGGGGGCGACGATGCTGTTCGGGCTGGTGCGGTACAATCTTGGCATGATCGGCCTGGCGGTCGAACGGGTTGCGCTGGAAGAGGATTCGGATCTGCGGCTGGTCGATGAGGTCGCGGCCTATGACAGCGTGCTCTGGTATCTCGGGCGGATCGGCTGCGCGCGGAAGGTGCATTGTTCGGCGGAGGCCGATGCCGCGTTGCAGGCGGCAAGTCTGGCCAGTTCACTGGACGAACGCATGGCGCGCGTGGCGCAGGCCGAAGCGCTGATGCAGGCGCATAATGGCTATATTGCGCTGGGTGCGCCGGTGCGCTGGTCACTGGTCGCGCGGCGGCTGACCGGCTTCACGGCGTCCCCCAGAGCGCGGCACCCATTGAACCATCTGTTCAAGAGCACCAATTAG
- a CDS encoding DUF4112 domain-containing protein: MAISQEQFDRVMRDMPGFGRDPASIRKRIEAMEALLEGLFVIPGTNRRVGLDSLVGLIPVVGDFATAAMGAWIVWEARNLGMSKWQLTRMAANIGFDTLVGAIPFAGDIFDFFYKSNTKNLRIIRKHMDRHHPSTVVIDG, encoded by the coding sequence ATGGCGATTTCGCAGGAACAGTTTGATCGGGTCATGCGCGACATGCCGGGTTTTGGCCGCGATCCGGCCTCGATTCGCAAGCGGATCGAGGCGATGGAGGCCCTGTTGGAAGGACTGTTCGTGATTCCCGGCACCAATCGCCGGGTCGGGCTGGACAGTCTGGTCGGGCTGATCCCGGTGGTGGGCGACTTCGCGACGGCGGCGATGGGCGCGTGGATCGTATGGGAAGCGCGCAATCTGGGGATGTCGAAATGGCAACTGACCCGTATGGCGGCCAATATCGGTTTCGACACGCTGGTCGGCGCCATTCCCTTTGCCGGGGATATTTTCGACTTTTTCTACAAGTCGAACACGAAAAATTTGCGGATCATCCGCAAGCATATGGACCGGCATCATCCCTCGACCGTGGTGATCGACGGTTAA
- a CDS encoding isocitrate lyase, which produces MTYQQEITKAGATIGGQGHWDGIAPESVARMRLQNRFHTGLDIARYTAAIMRRDMAAYDADPANYTQSLGCWHGFIGQQKMISIKKHFGTTKGRYLYLSGWMVAALRSEFGPLPDQSMHEKTSVPMLIEELYTFLKQADARELGMMFRDLDAAREAGDEVKAQKIQHDIDNYETHVVPIVADIDAGFGNAEATYLLAKKFIEAGACCIQIENQVSDEKQCGHQDGKVTVPHEDFLAKIRAVRYAFLELGIDDGIIVARTDSLGAGLTKQIAYSREDGDLGDQYNGFLDVEEVTDITTLRGDVVLARDGKLFRPRRLPSNLFQFRTGTGEDRCVLDCITSLQNGADLLWIETEKPHIEQIAGMVDRIREVVPNAKLVYNNSPSFNWTLNFRQQVFDRWTAEGKDVSAYDRDRLMSADYDATDLGREADEKIRTFQKDAAARAGIFHHLITLPTYHTAALSTDNLAKEYFGEAGMLGYVEGVQRKEIRQGIACVKHQNMSGSDIGDDHKEYFAGEAALKAGGIHNTMNQFAA; this is translated from the coding sequence ATGACCTACCAACAGGAAATCACGAAGGCTGGCGCCACCATCGGCGGTCAGGGCCATTGGGATGGCATCGCGCCCGAATCGGTTGCGCGCATGCGCCTTCAGAACCGTTTCCACACCGGCCTCGACATTGCGCGCTACACCGCCGCGATCATGCGCCGCGACATGGCCGCCTATGACGCCGATCCGGCCAATTACACCCAGTCGCTGGGCTGCTGGCACGGTTTCATCGGTCAGCAGAAGATGATCAGCATCAAGAAGCATTTCGGCACCACCAAGGGCCGTTACCTGTATCTGTCCGGCTGGATGGTCGCCGCGCTGCGCAGCGAATTCGGCCCGCTGCCCGACCAGTCGATGCATGAAAAGACCAGCGTTCCGATGCTGATCGAGGAACTCTACACCTTCCTGAAGCAGGCCGACGCCCGCGAACTGGGCATGATGTTCCGCGACCTGGATGCCGCCCGCGAAGCCGGGGATGAGGTCAAGGCGCAGAAGATCCAGCACGATATCGACAATTACGAAACCCATGTCGTTCCGATCGTCGCGGACATCGACGCCGGTTTCGGCAATGCCGAGGCGACCTATCTGCTCGCCAAGAAGTTCATCGAAGCCGGCGCCTGCTGCATCCAGATCGAAAATCAGGTCTCGGACGAAAAGCAGTGCGGCCATCAGGACGGCAAGGTCACGGTTCCGCATGAGGACTTCCTCGCGAAGATCCGCGCGGTTCGTTACGCCTTCCTGGAACTGGGCATCGACGACGGCATCATCGTCGCCCGCACCGACTCGCTGGGCGCGGGGCTGACCAAGCAGATCGCCTACAGCCGCGAGGATGGCGATCTGGGCGACCAGTATAACGGCTTCCTCGACGTCGAGGAGGTCACCGACATCACCACCCTGCGCGGCGATGTCGTTCTGGCCCGCGACGGCAAGCTGTTCCGCCCCAGGCGCCTGCCGTCCAACCTCTTCCAGTTCCGCACCGGCACGGGCGAGGATCGCTGCGTCCTTGACTGCATCACCTCGCTCCAGAATGGCGCGGACCTGCTCTGGATCGAGACGGAAAAGCCGCACATCGAGCAGATCGCAGGCATGGTCGACCGCATCCGCGAAGTCGTCCCCAATGCGAAGCTGGTCTACAACAACTCGCCCAGCTTCAACTGGACGCTGAACTTCCGCCAGCAGGTGTTCGACCGCTGGACGGCGGAAGGCAAGGATGTCAGTGCCTATGACCGCGACAGGCTGATGAGCGCCGATTATGACGCGACCGATCTGGGCCGTGAAGCCGATGAGAAGATCCGTACCTTCCAGAAGGATGCGGCGGCGCGGGCCGGTATCTTCCATCACCTCATCACCCTGCCGACCTATCACACGGCTGCCTTGTCGACCGACAATCTGGCCAAGGAATATTTCGGTGAGGCGGGCATGCTGGGCTATGTCGAAGGCGTCCAGCGCAAGGAAATCCGTCAGGGCATCGCCTGCGTGAAGCACCAGAACATGTCCGGGTCGGACATTGGCGATGATCATAAGGAATATTTCGCGGGTGAAGCGGCCCTGAAGGCCGGCGGCATCCACAATACGATGAATCAGTTTGCGGCTTAA
- the leuC gene encoding 3-isopropylmalate dehydratase large subunit: MTQPRTLYEKIWDAHVVERRPDGTCLIYIDRHLVHEVTSPQAFEGLRLAGRKVRRADLTLAVPDHNLPTTPRRDAAGNRIPIDDPESAQQLAALEKNAPEFGIRYIGDADAEQGIVHVVGPEQGFTLPGTTLVCGDSHTSSHGALGALAFGIGTSEVEHVLATQTLLLKQSKTMEVVVEGELGFGVTPKDVALAICGRIGTAGGTGYVMEYRGSAFRDMSIEGRLTVANMSIEAGARSGLFAPDEKTFAYLKGRPMAPKGAEWDAAVAYWKTLATDEGAVFDKTVVINAAEIVPNVTWGTSPEDVVPVTGVVPDPESFTDASKRAAAQKSLDYMGLTAGQRMEDVAIEHIFIGSCTNSRIEDLRAAADLLKGRHIAAGVKHAMVVPGSGLVKRQAEAEGLDRIFTDAGFEWREPGCSACLGMNPDKVPAGERCASTSNRNFMGRQGPGSRTHLVSPVMAAAAAITGHLTDVRELMGEKRGEAVA; the protein is encoded by the coding sequence ATGACCCAGCCCCGCACGCTTTATGAGAAGATTTGGGACGCGCATGTCGTTGAACGGCGTCCTGATGGAACCTGCCTGATCTACATCGACCGCCATCTTGTGCATGAGGTGACGAGTCCGCAGGCTTTCGAAGGGCTTCGTCTTGCCGGACGCAAGGTGCGCCGCGCCGATCTGACCCTTGCGGTGCCGGATCATAACCTGCCGACGACCCCGCGTCGCGACGCGGCGGGCAACCGCATCCCGATCGATGATCCGGAAAGCGCGCAGCAACTCGCCGCGCTGGAGAAGAACGCCCCGGAATTCGGCATCCGTTATATCGGCGATGCCGATGCGGAGCAGGGCATCGTCCACGTCGTCGGGCCGGAGCAGGGCTTCACCCTGCCGGGCACCACGCTGGTCTGCGGCGACAGCCATACCAGTTCGCATGGTGCGCTGGGCGCGCTGGCCTTCGGCATCGGTACGTCGGAGGTCGAACATGTGCTCGCCACCCAGACGCTGCTCCTGAAGCAGTCGAAGACCATGGAAGTCGTGGTCGAGGGTGAACTGGGCTTCGGTGTCACGCCCAAGGATGTGGCGCTGGCGATCTGCGGCCGCATCGGCACGGCGGGCGGCACCGGCTATGTCATGGAATATCGCGGCTCGGCTTTCCGCGACATGTCGATCGAGGGACGCCTGACCGTCGCCAACATGTCGATCGAGGCGGGCGCGCGCTCGGGCCTGTTCGCGCCCGATGAAAAGACCTTCGCTTACCTCAAGGGTCGCCCCATGGCGCCCAAGGGTGCTGAGTGGGACGCCGCCGTCGCCTATTGGAAGACGCTGGCGACTGACGAAGGCGCGGTGTTCGACAAGACCGTCGTGATCAATGCGGCTGAGATCGTCCCCAATGTCACCTGGGGCACCAGCCCCGAGGATGTGGTGCCGGTGACGGGCGTGGTGCCCGATCCGGAGAGCTTCACCGACGCCTCCAAGCGCGCCGCCGCGCAGAAGTCGCTCGACTATATGGGGCTCACCGCCGGGCAGCGGATGGAGGATGTGGCGATCGAGCATATCTTCATCGGCAGCTGCACCAACAGCCGGATCGAGGATCTGCGCGCCGCCGCCGACCTGCTCAAGGGCCGTCACATCGCGGCGGGGGTCAAGCATGCGATGGTCGTGCCCGGATCGGGTCTGGTCAAGCGTCAGGCCGAAGCCGAAGGGCTGGACCGCATCTTCACCGACGCCGGTTTCGAATGGCGTGAACCGGGCTGCTCCGCCTGCCTCGGCATGAATCCGGACAAGGTGCCCGCGGGCGAGCGCTGCGCCTCGACCAGCAACCGCAATTTCATGGGCCGGCAGGGACCGGGGTCGCGGACGCATCTCGTCTCGCCCGTCATGGCCGCCGCCGCCGCCATCACCGGACACCTCACGGACGTGCGCGAACTGATGGGTGAAAAAAGGGGAGAGGCGGTCGCATGA
- a CDS encoding right-handed parallel beta-helix repeat-containing protein — MRLFSTILLLSAAVTATALAQGVASPFTVAESGRSYATLRDAIRAIGNGRGTVIVAPGSYAQCAVQQGGDVTIRAQKAGSVILDGVACEEKAALVLRGRSSTIEGLVFQNLRVPDGNGAGVRLESGNLSVINSLFRNSEEGILTGDAPGNSISIDRSTFRHLGRCDRDLACAHGIYVGRYGSLSVTRSRFDQGDGGHYLKSRARRVTITDNSFDDSAGRLTNYMIDLSNGASGTISGNEMVQGKDKDNYSAFITVAPEGREQDSAGLTIANNGASFVPGLQRSSSFVANFTDDAVKIGPNRLADGIKVTDRR; from the coding sequence ATGCGCCTCTTTTCGACCATCCTGCTGCTGTCCGCTGCCGTGACGGCCACCGCGCTGGCACAGGGTGTCGCGTCGCCCTTCACCGTGGCGGAGAGCGGGCGCAGCTATGCGACGCTACGGGATGCGATCCGGGCCATCGGCAACGGTCGCGGCACCGTCATCGTGGCGCCGGGCAGCTACGCCCAATGCGCGGTGCAACAGGGCGGCGACGTCACGATCCGCGCGCAGAAAGCCGGCAGCGTGATCCTGGACGGCGTTGCCTGCGAAGAAAAGGCGGCGCTGGTGCTGCGCGGCCGGTCGAGCACGATCGAAGGTCTTGTCTTCCAGAATCTGCGCGTGCCCGACGGCAATGGCGCGGGCGTCAGGCTGGAAAGCGGCAATCTTAGCGTCATCAACAGCCTGTTCCGCAATAGCGAGGAAGGCATATTGACCGGCGATGCGCCCGGCAACAGCATCAGCATCGACAGGTCGACCTTCCGCCATCTGGGGCGCTGCGACCGTGATCTTGCCTGCGCGCACGGCATCTATGTAGGCCGCTATGGCAGCCTGTCCGTCACCCGTTCGCGCTTCGATCAGGGCGATGGCGGCCATTATCTGAAGAGCCGCGCGCGCCGCGTGACGATCACCGACAACAGTTTCGACGACAGCGCGGGTCGGCTCACCAATTACATGATCGACCTTTCCAACGGCGCGAGCGGGACGATCAGCGGCAATGAAATGGTGCAGGGGAAGGATAAGGACAATTACAGCGCCTTCATCACCGTTGCGCCGGAAGGCCGCGAACAGGACAGCGCGGGTCTGACGATCGCCAATAACGGCGCATCCTTCGTTCCCGGTTTGCAGCGCAGCAGCAGCTTCGTCGCCAATTTCACCGACGATGCGGTGAAGATCGGGCCTAATCGCCTGGCCGACGGGATCAAGGTCACGGACCGGCGGTAA
- a CDS encoding ribonuclease T, translating into MRKALLLLALVAPAPALAQAAQCSIPEQLPRPRVEGPTSKEPRRVLPIGSYTLAISWSPQYCSGAQGRKDDFQCSGRHGRFGFTLHGLWPDGYGKEWPQYCQAAAPLSRAIIRQHICSTPSVQLIQHEWVKHGTCMPTTPDRFFALSRKFYQALRYPDMKALASQPALTAGAFAQAFAAANRGLSADMMRVTATRDNGLSEVWLCMDRKMRYTRCPAHQGGVSPETVLKIAPPA; encoded by the coding sequence TTGCGTAAGGCGCTCCTGCTGCTGGCGCTCGTTGCCCCCGCTCCGGCGCTGGCACAGGCCGCCCAGTGCAGCATTCCCGAGCAACTTCCCCGTCCCCGCGTCGAAGGTCCGACTTCGAAGGAACCTCGCCGGGTTTTGCCGATCGGCAGCTATACGTTGGCGATCAGTTGGTCGCCGCAATATTGCTCCGGCGCGCAGGGACGGAAGGATGATTTCCAGTGCAGCGGTCGCCATGGTCGTTTCGGTTTCACGCTGCACGGCCTCTGGCCGGACGGTTATGGCAAGGAATGGCCGCAATATTGCCAGGCCGCCGCGCCGCTGTCGCGGGCCATCATCCGCCAGCATATTTGTTCCACGCCTTCGGTGCAGTTGATCCAGCATGAATGGGTGAAGCATGGCACCTGCATGCCCACAACGCCGGACCGCTTCTTCGCCCTGTCGCGCAAATTTTATCAGGCGCTGCGTTATCCGGACATGAAAGCGCTCGCCAGCCAACCAGCCCTTACCGCCGGCGCCTTCGCACAGGCCTTCGCGGCGGCGAACAGGGGTCTGAGCGCCGATATGATGCGCGTCACCGCCACGCGCGACAATGGGTTGAGCGAAGTGTGGCTCTGCATGGACCGCAAGATGCGCTACACCCGCTGCCCCGCCCATCAGGGCGGCGTCAGTCCCGAAACAGTGCTGAAGATCGCTCCGCCCGCTTGA
- a CDS encoding short-chain fatty acyl-CoA regulator family protein — protein MAKDRPVYMGPRLRRLRRELGLTQADMAADLEISASYVALLERNQRPLTADMLLRLARTYKMDMSELAGDGGAEQTARLQAVLKDPMFADIDLPVLATGDVAVNYPGITEALLRLHTAYREEQLALADKGVEREDTTEAPDPVAESRRFLGARRNSFPLLDDAGEKLAAEVEAAGGLAGWLKARHNLRVRRLPSDVMAGSMRRLDRHRDAVLLDDALDGASTQFQLALQIAYLEMRRDFEALLKDSQFASESGRRLTRRALANYAAAAILMPYGPFAKAVEARRYDVEALARQFGTSFEQTAHRLTTLQKPGQERVPFFFLRVDQAGNVSKRLDSAGFPFARHGGSCPLWSVHHAFERPREVLTQWLELPDGQRFFSVARTVTAGGGGWGAPRIERAIALACAAEHAHRLIYAAGEAAEEPTPIGVTCRLCHRSQCMARSAPPIGRDMLPEDFRRTHAPFGFADG, from the coding sequence ATGGCCAAGGATCGTCCGGTTTACATGGGGCCACGCCTGCGCAGGCTGCGGCGCGAGCTGGGGCTGACTCAGGCCGATATGGCGGCGGACCTTGAGATTTCGGCCAGCTATGTGGCGTTGCTGGAGCGCAATCAGCGGCCACTGACCGCCGACATGCTGCTGCGGCTCGCGCGGACCTATAAGATGGACATGAGCGAGCTGGCCGGGGACGGCGGGGCGGAACAGACTGCCCGGTTGCAGGCGGTCCTCAAGGACCCGATGTTCGCGGATATCGACCTGCCTGTGCTGGCGACCGGGGATGTCGCGGTCAACTATCCCGGCATCACCGAAGCTTTGCTGCGCCTGCACACCGCCTATCGCGAGGAGCAATTGGCGCTCGCCGACAAGGGCGTGGAGCGTGAAGATACCACCGAAGCACCCGACCCCGTGGCCGAATCGCGGCGTTTCCTCGGGGCGCGGCGCAACAGCTTCCCGCTGCTCGACGACGCGGGCGAGAAGCTGGCGGCGGAAGTCGAGGCGGCGGGCGGGCTCGCCGGATGGCTCAAGGCCCGGCATAATCTGCGCGTGCGCCGCCTGCCTTCCGACGTGATGGCGGGGTCGATGCGGCGGCTGGACCGGCATCGCGACGCGGTGCTGCTGGACGATGCGCTGGACGGGGCAAGCACCCAGTTCCAGCTTGCCCTGCAAATCGCCTATCTGGAGATGCGGCGCGATTTCGAGGCGCTGTTGAAGGACAGCCAGTTCGCCAGCGAAAGCGGACGGCGGCTGACCCGGCGGGCGCTCGCCAATTATGCCGCGGCGGCGATCCTGATGCCCTATGGCCCCTTCGCCAAGGCGGTGGAGGCGCGACGCTATGATGTGGAAGCGCTGGCGCGGCAATTCGGCACCAGTTTCGAACAGACGGCGCACCGGCTGACCACCCTACAAAAGCCGGGGCAGGAGCGCGTGCCCTTCTTCTTCCTGCGGGTGGATCAGGCGGGCAATGTCAGCAAACGGCTGGACAGCGCAGGCTTTCCCTTTGCCCGCCACGGCGGCTCCTGCCCGCTCTGGTCGGTGCACCATGCCTTCGAACGGCCGCGCGAGGTGCTGACGCAATGGCTGGAACTGCCCGACGGCCAGCGTTTCTTTTCTGTCGCGCGGACAGTGACGGCGGGCGGCGGCGGCTGGGGCGCACCCCGGATCGAGCGCGCCATCGCGCTCGCTTGCGCGGCGGAACATGCCCATCGACTGATCTATGCCGCAGGGGAAGCGGCGGAGGAACCGACCCCCATCGGCGTCACCTGCCGCCTTTGCCACCGCAGCCAGTGCATGGCCCGCTCCGCTCCCCCCATCGGCCGCGACATGCTGCCGGAGGATTTCCGGCGGACCCATGCGCCGTTCGGATTTGCGGACGGATAA